One segment of Haloplanus natans DSM 17983 DNA contains the following:
- a CDS encoding M24 family metallopeptidase — MQPDLSSLDAALGDDDGYLLDADGTDSTQRYLSGFDAPDPFVTCYTPDCVHLLVSGLEYGRAKKVARAETVSRLSAYDYRERVSELGRETGRGAVVADFLADHGVDGVAVPGRFPLGTADGLRDSDVTVRVDENDAVAGIRAVKTAEEIEHIRRAQRANERAMAAAESLIESATVVEGVLHRDGDPLTSETVRREIELTLVREGCALDETIVACGAAAADPHDRGSGPLRADEPIVVDIFPRDKETRYHADMTRTFLKGTPTPTLREWFDLTDRARRAALDAVEPGVTGAAVHDAVCDAYEDAGLPTLRSDPDAETGFIHSTGHGVGLDVHELPRIAPDGGELEPGNVVTIEPGLYDPDVGGVRIEDLIVVTEDGYENLTEYPVELVL, encoded by the coding sequence ATGCAACCCGACCTCTCGTCGCTCGATGCGGCCCTCGGCGACGACGACGGCTACCTCCTCGACGCCGACGGCACCGACTCCACCCAGCGGTATCTCTCGGGGTTCGACGCGCCCGATCCCTTCGTCACCTGCTATACGCCCGACTGCGTCCACCTCCTCGTCTCGGGGCTGGAGTACGGCCGCGCGAAAAAGGTCGCCCGCGCGGAGACGGTGAGTCGCCTGTCGGCGTACGACTACCGGGAGCGAGTGAGCGAGTTGGGGCGGGAGACGGGCCGGGGCGCCGTCGTAGCTGACTTCCTCGCCGACCACGGCGTCGACGGCGTGGCGGTCCCCGGCCGCTTCCCCCTCGGCACTGCCGACGGCCTCCGCGACTCCGACGTGACCGTCCGCGTCGACGAGAACGACGCCGTCGCGGGGATTCGAGCGGTGAAGACGGCCGAGGAGATCGAGCACATTCGCCGCGCCCAGCGGGCGAACGAGCGGGCGATGGCGGCCGCCGAGTCGCTGATCGAGTCGGCGACGGTCGTCGAGGGCGTTCTCCACCGCGACGGCGACCCGCTGACGAGCGAGACAGTACGTCGCGAAATCGAACTGACGCTCGTCCGCGAGGGGTGTGCGCTGGACGAGACCATCGTCGCCTGCGGCGCCGCCGCCGCCGACCCCCACGACCGGGGCTCCGGCCCCCTGCGCGCCGACGAGCCCATCGTCGTCGACATCTTCCCACGCGACAAGGAGACGCGGTATCACGCGGACATGACGCGGACGTTCCTGAAGGGGACGCCGACGCCGACGCTGCGGGAGTGGTTCGACCTGACCGATCGGGCCCGGAGGGCCGCACTCGACGCCGTCGAACCCGGCGTCACGGGCGCGGCGGTCCACGACGCCGTCTGCGACGCCTACGAGGACGCCGGCCTGCCGACGCTCCGGAGCGATCCGGACGCGGAGACGGGATTCATCCACAGCACGGGTCACGGCGTCGGCCTCGACGTGCACGAACTCCCGCGGATCGCGCCGGACGGCGGCGAACTCGAACCGGGGAACGTCGTCACGATCGAACCCGGCCTGTACGACCCGGACGTAGGTGGGGTGCGGATCGAGGACCTGATCGTCGTCACCGAGGACGGCTACGAGAATCTGACGGAGTATCCGGTCGAGTTGGTACTCTGA
- a CDS encoding MFS transporter, producing MNWRYRHTVLGLCTLAFASTMLARLVISPVVPDVTDGFGVSTGAIGLALSGMWAAYALTQFPSGILGDRFGERRVILAAVGITGCASLLLSLSPTFVVFAVLTVALGAGAGLHYSVATTLLTKEFDDIGRAIGVHVAGGPLAGLIAPVVATAVAARYDWRAAIAVGAAVAVPVFVTFAWRIEPTPADRPDESMRERMAIRPLIALLSRPPIAFTTGVAFLGAFCWQATASFLPTFLVAFRGLPETSAGLLFSAYFVVNGLAQPTTGWVSDRIGRDGAATATMALGVVGYALLVAGPQVALLPAVVCVGAAMTWGAPLQSRFFDCFEADERGAAFGLVRTAYMVLGATGSVVVGVLADVAGWTAAYGLLIGVMGLALSALLVNRAFHLGL from the coding sequence GTGAACTGGCGGTATCGCCACACGGTCCTCGGTCTCTGTACACTCGCGTTCGCGTCGACGATGCTCGCCCGGCTGGTGATCAGCCCGGTCGTCCCCGACGTGACCGACGGCTTCGGCGTCTCTACCGGCGCCATCGGCCTCGCGCTCTCCGGCATGTGGGCAGCCTACGCGCTGACGCAGTTTCCCTCGGGCATTCTCGGCGACCGCTTCGGCGAGCGCCGGGTGATCCTCGCGGCGGTGGGAATCACCGGCTGTGCGAGCCTCCTGCTCTCCCTCTCGCCGACTTTCGTCGTCTTCGCGGTCCTGACCGTCGCGCTCGGCGCCGGCGCGGGCCTCCACTACAGCGTCGCCACCACCCTCCTCACGAAGGAGTTCGACGACATCGGCCGGGCCATCGGCGTCCACGTCGCCGGCGGGCCACTAGCTGGGCTGATCGCCCCGGTCGTCGCCACCGCGGTGGCGGCCCGGTACGACTGGCGGGCGGCCATCGCCGTCGGCGCCGCCGTCGCCGTCCCGGTCTTCGTCACGTTCGCGTGGCGAATCGAGCCGACGCCCGCAGACCGGCCCGACGAGTCGATGCGCGAGCGCATGGCCATCCGCCCACTGATCGCCCTCCTCTCGCGCCCGCCGATTGCGTTCACGACTGGCGTGGCCTTCCTCGGCGCCTTCTGCTGGCAGGCGACGGCCTCCTTTCTGCCGACCTTCCTCGTGGCCTTCCGCGGCCTGCCCGAGACGAGCGCCGGCCTGCTCTTCTCGGCCTATTTCGTCGTCAACGGCCTCGCCCAGCCGACGACCGGGTGGGTGTCCGATCGGATCGGCCGCGACGGCGCCGCGACGGCGACGATGGCCCTCGGCGTCGTCGGCTACGCCCTGCTGGTCGCCGGGCCACAGGTCGCCCTGCTGCCGGCCGTCGTCTGCGTCGGCGCCGCGATGACGTGGGGCGCGCCCCTCCAGTCGCGGTTTTTCGACTGCTTCGAGGCCGACGAACGCGGCGCTGCCTTCGGCCTCGTCCGCACCGCGTACATGGTGCTCGGCGCGACGGGGAGCGTCGTCGTCGGCGTCCTCGCCGACGTGGCGGGGTGGACGGCCGCCTACGGCCTCCTGATCGGCGTGATGGGACTGGCGCTCTCGGCGCTGCTGGTCAACCGGGCGTTCCACCTCGGCCTCTAG
- a CDS encoding ABC transporter ATP-binding protein yields MAPKLDATDLVLEYPNGARPVIDGESIAVAPGRVTALVGPNGSGKSTLLRGLADQLSPTAGEVLLDGREIHRLGDKRLARELGLLEQEPTAPDGLTVERLAYHGRYPHRGRFEAVDDADVRAVERALSLAGVEHLRDRPLGDLSGGQRRLAWLAMALAQDPDVLLLDEPTTFLDLRHQLAVMAAIERRRDEAATTVVLVLHDVEQAARYADEMVVLSDGAVHAHGDPETVLTAETLAEVFGVEARVESGEYGPRVVPLRPVD; encoded by the coding sequence ATGGCGCCGAAACTCGACGCGACGGACTTGGTACTCGAATACCCGAACGGCGCCCGGCCGGTTATCGACGGCGAGTCCATCGCCGTCGCGCCAGGCCGGGTGACGGCGCTCGTCGGCCCCAACGGCAGCGGGAAGAGCACGCTCCTTCGCGGACTCGCCGACCAGCTCTCGCCGACCGCCGGCGAGGTGCTTCTCGACGGGCGCGAGATTCACCGGCTGGGGGATAAGCGACTCGCGCGCGAACTCGGCTTGCTCGAACAGGAGCCGACGGCGCCCGACGGCCTGACCGTCGAGCGACTGGCGTACCACGGTCGTTACCCCCACCGCGGGCGGTTCGAAGCGGTCGACGACGCGGACGTGCGCGCGGTCGAACGCGCCCTCTCGCTCGCCGGCGTCGAGCATCTCCGTGATCGGCCGCTCGGTGACCTCAGCGGCGGCCAGCGCCGACTCGCGTGGCTCGCGATGGCGCTCGCTCAGGACCCCGACGTGCTCCTGCTCGACGAGCCGACGACGTTTCTCGACCTCCGGCACCAGCTTGCCGTGATGGCGGCCATCGAACGCCGTCGCGACGAGGCGGCGACGACGGTGGTGCTCGTCCTCCACGACGTGGAACAGGCCGCGCGGTACGCCGACGAGATGGTCGTCCTCTCGGATGGGGCGGTCCACGCCCACGGCGATCCGGAGACGGTACTCACGGCCGAGACGCTCGCCGAGGTGTTCGGCGTCGAGGCGCGGGTCGAGTCGGGCGAGTACGGCCCCCGCGTGGTGCCGCTTCGCCCGGTCGACTAG
- a CDS encoding FecCD family ABC transporter permease: MSGSRPDGGIEDAYEPTAASRRFGWIDRDLLSVVGGGAAVVLVATTLQLSFGSYDISPAAAWGTLLDPAVLLDAAAWRAFLLGATVPDFATGTLVVWTIRLPRVLLAVLVGANLAVSGAILQAITRNELASPFVLGVSSGAGLAVLLTVVVFSGLLPVLPLVAAVGGGVAFLLVYAIAWQNGTSPVRLVLAGVIVSSVFGSVQTGLFLLIEDIGLVRSVIAWTTGSLVGADWAAVRMVLPWTVLSLALALLGARELDVLTLGERTASSLGMRVETVRFALSGVAVLAAAASVAAAGIVGFVGLVVPHIVRRIVGSDHRRLLVGCLFAGPALMAAADAGARLALSPAQLPVGIVTGLVGGPYFLYLMRKRGEFGGL, from the coding sequence ATGTCCGGCTCCCGACCCGACGGCGGTATCGAGGATGCGTACGAACCCACGGCCGCGAGTCGCCGGTTCGGCTGGATCGACCGCGACCTCCTCTCCGTCGTCGGCGGCGGGGCGGCCGTCGTCCTCGTCGCTACCACCCTCCAGTTGAGCTTCGGGAGCTACGACATCTCGCCGGCCGCGGCGTGGGGGACGCTGCTCGACCCGGCCGTCCTCCTCGACGCCGCCGCGTGGCGCGCCTTCCTCCTCGGGGCGACGGTCCCCGACTTCGCCACCGGGACGCTCGTCGTGTGGACGATCCGACTCCCCCGGGTACTGCTCGCCGTCCTCGTCGGCGCGAACCTCGCGGTGTCGGGCGCCATCCTCCAGGCCATCACCCGCAACGAACTCGCCAGCCCCTTCGTCCTCGGCGTCTCCTCCGGCGCCGGTCTGGCCGTCCTCCTCACCGTCGTCGTCTTCTCGGGGCTGCTCCCCGTTCTCCCCCTCGTTGCCGCCGTCGGCGGCGGCGTCGCCTTCCTCCTCGTCTACGCCATCGCGTGGCAGAACGGCACCAGTCCCGTTCGCCTCGTCCTCGCGGGCGTCATCGTCAGCAGCGTCTTCGGCTCCGTCCAGACCGGCCTCTTCCTGCTCATCGAGGACATCGGCCTCGTGCGGAGCGTCATCGCGTGGACCACGGGGTCGCTCGTGGGTGCCGACTGGGCCGCGGTGCGGATGGTCCTCCCCTGGACCGTCCTCTCGCTCGCGCTTGCACTGCTCGGCGCACGCGAACTCGACGTGCTCACGCTGGGAGAGCGTACCGCGTCGTCGCTCGGGATGCGCGTCGAGACGGTTCGGTTCGCGCTCTCGGGCGTTGCGGTGCTGGCCGCGGCCGCGAGCGTCGCCGCCGCGGGCATCGTCGGCTTCGTCGGCCTCGTCGTCCCCCACATCGTCCGTCGGATCGTCGGCAGCGATCACCGCCGCCTCCTCGTGGGCTGTCTGTTCGCCGGCCCGGCGCTCATGGCCGCCGCCGACGCCGGCGCCCGCCTCGCGCTCAGCCCCGCACAGCTTCCCGTCGGCATCGTCACCGGCCTCGTCGGCGGCCCGTATTTCCTCTATCTGATGCGCAAGCGTGGCGAGTTCGGGGGGTTGTGA
- a CDS encoding ABC transporter substrate-binding protein produces MTYRCRDDRRPAVTRRRALCTLGAAGAAALAGCGAGSDTGDDATGTTDAGTATGTATDQPTPTTAATDEVCMEPVGCLSFDEPPRRWVANAGIYCDMGVALGLADRLVAIGSPRRYYTGYYDELPGVSLDKAARPALSAGARMSKESFYAADADVHLIDPVWLRSTFGWTEADVAEIAERVGPFFGNYIRERQDEWHDYRYYTLSEAFGKVARLFDRTERYERLEAVREEMTAHIRSNLPAARAEVLLLRPQGIPPRSFYPQYLDDSVSDLQWGVVDVDDVLAGSDIPRWGVTVDYETIARLDPEVIVMETQFADDFVLDRGSFRQFVLGTMRDHPVARDVSAVKNGRVYSGGINYQGPLISLFQIEHAALSVYPDAFDGPLFDRERVARIVTGA; encoded by the coding sequence ATGACATATCGGTGTCGGGACGACCGGCGACCGGCGGTGACCCGACGACGGGCGCTGTGTACTCTCGGTGCTGCGGGCGCCGCGGCGCTTGCAGGCTGTGGCGCCGGGAGCGATACGGGCGACGACGCGACGGGGACGACGGACGCGGGCACGGCAACGGGGACGGCGACGGATCAACCGACACCGACGACGGCCGCCACCGACGAGGTGTGTATGGAACCCGTCGGCTGCCTATCGTTCGACGAGCCGCCACGGCGGTGGGTCGCCAACGCGGGCATCTACTGCGACATGGGCGTCGCCCTCGGCCTCGCGGACCGCCTCGTCGCCATCGGCTCCCCCCGTCGGTATTACACGGGATACTACGACGAACTGCCGGGCGTCTCGCTCGATAAGGCCGCCCGCCCGGCGCTCTCGGCGGGCGCACGGATGAGCAAGGAGTCGTTTTACGCCGCAGACGCCGACGTACACCTCATCGACCCCGTGTGGCTGAGGAGCACCTTCGGCTGGACCGAGGCGGACGTGGCCGAAATCGCCGAGAGGGTCGGCCCCTTCTTCGGCAACTACATCCGCGAGCGACAGGACGAGTGGCACGACTACCGCTACTACACGCTCTCGGAGGCGTTCGGTAAGGTCGCCCGGCTGTTCGACCGGACCGAACGGTACGAGCGACTGGAAGCGGTCCGCGAGGAGATGACCGCCCACATTCGGTCGAACCTGCCCGCAGCGCGAGCCGAAGTCCTCCTCCTCCGCCCACAGGGCATCCCGCCGCGGTCGTTCTACCCGCAGTATCTCGACGACTCCGTCTCCGACCTCCAGTGGGGCGTCGTCGACGTCGACGACGTACTCGCGGGAAGTGACATTCCGCGCTGGGGGGTGACCGTGGACTACGAGACCATCGCCCGCCTCGACCCGGAGGTGATCGTCATGGAGACGCAGTTCGCGGACGACTTCGTCCTCGACCGCGGGTCGTTCCGGCAGTTCGTGCTCGGGACGATGCGCGATCACCCGGTCGCTCGCGACGTGAGCGCGGTGAAAAACGGCCGGGTCTACTCCGGCGGTATCAACTACCAGGGGCCGCTCATCTCGCTGTTCCAGATCGAACACGCCGCGCTGAGCGTCTACCCCGACGCCTTCGACGGCCCGCTGTTCGACCGCGAACGCGTCGCCCGGATCGTCACTGGGGCCTGA
- a CDS encoding prephenate dehydrogenase/arogenate dehydrogenase family protein — MDLLVVGAGEMGRWLARTADRPVAVTDVDPAVAERAATDLAGARAIPAETNETFDIVCLAVPISVVDHAVERYAPNADRAMCDVSGVMRAPVEAMRAALPDRERLSLHPLFAAANAPGNVAVVADAPGPATDALRADLRAAGNRPFETTVAEHDTAMETVQASAHTAVLAYALAAADVREEFATPVSAALSDLVETVTGGNPRVYREIQETFAGADRVAEAARRIADAEGEAFDECYREAGERG; from the coding sequence ATGGATCTGCTGGTGGTCGGCGCGGGCGAGATGGGGCGGTGGCTCGCCCGCACCGCCGACCGACCGGTCGCGGTTACGGACGTCGATCCGGCGGTCGCTGAGCGGGCCGCCACGGACCTCGCCGGGGCGCGGGCGATACCTGCGGAGACGAACGAGACGTTCGACATCGTCTGTCTCGCGGTGCCGATTTCGGTCGTCGACCACGCAGTCGAGCGTTACGCGCCGAACGCCGACCGCGCGATGTGTGACGTATCGGGCGTGATGCGGGCGCCGGTCGAGGCGATGCGGGCGGCCCTCCCGGACCGCGAACGGCTGTCGCTGCATCCCCTCTTCGCCGCGGCGAACGCGCCGGGTAACGTCGCCGTCGTCGCCGACGCGCCCGGCCCGGCGACGGACGCCCTCCGCGCCGACCTTCGGGCGGCGGGCAACCGCCCCTTCGAGACGACGGTCGCCGAACACGACACGGCGATGGAGACGGTCCAGGCCAGCGCCCACACGGCGGTGCTCGCCTACGCGCTCGCGGCGGCGGACGTACGCGAGGAGTTCGCCACGCCCGTCTCGGCGGCGCTTTCCGACCTCGTCGAGACGGTGACCGGCGGGAATCCCCGCGTCTACCGCGAGATTCAGGAGACGTTCGCAGGTGCGGACCGGGTGGCCGAGGCCGCCCGACGAATCGCCGACGCCGAGGGCGAGGCGTTCGACGAGTGCTACCGCGAAGCGGGTGAGCGAGGATGA
- a CDS encoding small ribosomal subunit Rsm22 family protein has protein sequence MIDREAVRSNAKYLRQVRPIDPDEISEYIEGTPHPAVVRRVLREEAYDLGLFERQDGTFVPVADDPVSPSGWEPNAFPEAYAHALEALLVERDGVNWHRGDAGDRLREVIRKLKADYYHRNPVEYDAEVALGYAIYHLPDYYAAVGYVLDDLVERSLLPRRLRVLDIGAGVGGPALGLHDYLPDDAVVDYHAVEPSAAADVLDALLDETRRNFRSTIHRERAETFDFDGPYDLVVCANVLSELDGPVAVVGDALDALAEDGTLAAIAPADLETSTGLRRVERTVVADRDVTVYAPTLRLWPGMAPTDRGWSFDERPRIEAPAFQRRLDDAGGDPGTVRNETVKFSYSLLRTDGERRVAVRADPSRHARMADMEGHVTNRIDLLAVKLSRDLSGGEDGNPLFKIGDGSERLEGYAVLTRESGLNRALLAADYGAVLQFENALALWNDDEGAYNFVVDAETVVDMVG, from the coding sequence ATGATCGACCGCGAGGCCGTCCGCTCGAACGCCAAATACCTCCGGCAGGTGCGCCCCATCGACCCGGACGAGATTTCGGAGTACATCGAGGGGACGCCACATCCGGCGGTCGTCCGCCGGGTGCTCCGGGAGGAGGCCTACGACCTCGGCCTGTTCGAGCGCCAGGACGGCACCTTCGTCCCGGTCGCGGACGACCCGGTTTCGCCCTCGGGGTGGGAGCCCAACGCGTTCCCGGAGGCGTACGCCCACGCGCTCGAAGCCCTGTTGGTGGAGCGCGACGGCGTGAACTGGCACCGCGGCGACGCCGGCGACCGCCTGCGCGAGGTGATCCGGAAGCTGAAAGCCGACTACTACCACCGGAATCCCGTCGAATACGACGCGGAAGTGGCGCTCGGCTACGCCATCTACCACCTCCCCGACTACTACGCCGCCGTCGGCTACGTCCTCGACGACCTGGTCGAGCGGTCGCTCCTGCCCCGTCGCCTCCGCGTCCTCGACATCGGCGCCGGCGTCGGCGGCCCCGCCCTCGGCCTCCACGACTACCTCCCCGACGACGCCGTGGTCGACTACCACGCGGTCGAACCGAGCGCCGCCGCGGACGTACTCGACGCCCTCCTCGACGAGACGCGGCGGAACTTCCGGTCGACGATCCACCGCGAACGCGCCGAGACGTTCGACTTCGACGGCCCCTACGACCTCGTCGTCTGCGCGAACGTGTTGAGCGAACTCGACGGCCCGGTGGCGGTCGTCGGGGACGCCCTCGACGCCCTCGCAGAGGACGGAACGCTGGCCGCCATCGCGCCGGCGGACCTCGAAACCAGCACGGGGCTTCGGCGCGTCGAGCGAACCGTCGTCGCGGACCGGGACGTGACCGTCTACGCGCCGACCCTCCGCCTGTGGCCGGGGATGGCGCCCACGGACCGCGGGTGGTCGTTCGACGAACGCCCGCGGATCGAGGCGCCGGCCTTCCAGCGCCGCCTCGACGACGCCGGCGGCGACCCCGGAACCGTCCGCAACGAGACGGTGAAGTTCTCGTACTCGCTCCTGCGGACCGACGGCGAGCGACGGGTGGCCGTGCGCGCCGACCCCTCGCGACACGCCCGGATGGCCGACATGGAAGGACACGTCACGAACCGAATCGATCTGCTGGCGGTGAAGCTGAGCCGGGACCTCTCGGGCGGCGAGGACGGCAACCCGCTGTTCAAAATCGGCGACGGGAGCGAGCGCCTCGAAGGGTACGCGGTGCTGACCCGCGAATCGGGGCTGAACCGCGCCCTCCTGGCCGCGGACTACGGCGCCGTCCTGCAGTTCGAAAACGCCCTCGCGCTCTGGAACGACGACGAAGGGGCGTACAACTTCGTCGTCGACGCCGAGACGGTCGTCGATATGGTCGGGTGA
- the surE gene encoding 5'/3'-nucleotidase SurE: MDEPHVLLTNDDGIDSVGFRALYDVLSVFADVTAVAPNGDKSAVGRAMSREVEVTEHDLGYAIHGTPADCVVVGLEALCPDVDMVVAGCNRGANLGAYVLGRSGTVSAAVEAAFFDVPAIAVSLYVPGADGEWQEKANDPLDYRNATAVTSYLVDHALGAGVFEQAEYLNVNAPIHHEGDDPAPIEITDPSTLYDMRAERDGERISLTDNVWARMRDGDIPDPQGTDRRAIVEGRASVSPLTAPHTTRHHEALDALAQTYPK, encoded by the coding sequence ATGGACGAGCCACACGTGCTGTTGACGAACGACGACGGAATCGACTCCGTCGGGTTCCGGGCGCTCTACGACGTCCTCTCCGTGTTCGCCGACGTGACTGCGGTCGCGCCGAACGGCGACAAAAGCGCCGTCGGGCGGGCGATGTCGCGCGAGGTCGAGGTCACGGAACACGACCTCGGCTACGCCATCCATGGAACCCCCGCGGACTGCGTCGTCGTCGGCCTCGAAGCCCTGTGTCCCGACGTGGATATGGTGGTCGCGGGCTGTAACCGCGGGGCGAACCTGGGCGCGTACGTCCTCGGGCGCTCGGGCACCGTCAGCGCCGCCGTCGAGGCCGCCTTCTTCGACGTGCCAGCCATCGCCGTCTCGCTGTACGTCCCCGGCGCCGATGGGGAGTGGCAGGAGAAGGCGAACGATCCGCTGGACTACCGCAACGCCACCGCGGTGACGAGCTATCTCGTCGATCACGCCCTCGGTGCCGGCGTGTTCGAGCAGGCCGAGTACCTCAACGTCAACGCTCCCATCCACCACGAGGGCGACGACCCCGCCCCCATCGAAATCACCGACCCCTCGACGCTCTACGACATGCGCGCCGAACGCGACGGCGAGCGGATTAGCCTCACCGACAACGTCTGGGCGCGGATGCGCGACGGCGACATCCCCGACCCGCAGGGCACCGACCGTCGGGCCATCGTCGAAGGGCGGGCTAGCGTCTCGCCGCTCACCGCCCCCCACACCACTCGACACCACGAAGCACTCGACGCGCTGGCACAGACGTATCCGAAATAG
- a CDS encoding carbonic anhydrase, with translation MHGTFVDLLAGNLDHAAAFDGEFDDLQEAQHPHTVTVCCSDSRVLQDHMWGNDEPGRVFTCGNIGNRVVQRAGDGDIVSGDVLYPLAHTGTETAVVVGHTGCGAITATYDALTDGVADLPGIEHCLDLLKPPLEPGVEALPDDLSRPESINHLVEYNVDRQVDRLVGSDDVPADVEVVGAVYDFQDVYGGDRGEIHVVNVDGERRVTALQEAYPVIADRIGRVWEYR, from the coding sequence ATGCACGGGACGTTCGTCGACCTCCTCGCGGGGAATCTGGACCACGCGGCCGCGTTCGACGGCGAGTTCGACGACCTGCAGGAGGCACAGCACCCCCACACCGTCACCGTCTGCTGCTCCGATTCGCGCGTGCTCCAGGATCACATGTGGGGCAACGACGAACCCGGTCGGGTCTTCACCTGCGGCAACATCGGCAACCGCGTCGTTCAGCGGGCCGGCGACGGCGACATCGTCTCGGGCGACGTGCTCTACCCGCTGGCGCACACGGGCACCGAGACGGCCGTCGTCGTCGGCCACACCGGCTGTGGCGCCATCACCGCGACGTACGACGCCCTGACCGACGGCGTCGCCGACTTGCCGGGGATCGAACACTGTCTCGATCTGTTGAAACCCCCCCTCGAACCCGGCGTCGAGGCGCTCCCCGACGACCTGAGCCGACCCGAGTCGATCAACCACCTCGTCGAGTACAACGTCGACCGGCAGGTCGACCGTCTCGTCGGGAGCGACGACGTACCCGCCGACGTGGAAGTCGTCGGCGCCGTCTACGACTTCCAGGACGTATACGGCGGCGACCGGGGGGAGATTCACGTCGTCAACGTCGACGGGGAGCGGCGCGTCACGGCCCTGCAGGAAGCCTATCCAGTGATCGCCGACCGGATCGGCCGGGTGTGGGAGTACCGATAG
- a CDS encoding DoxX family membrane protein — protein sequence MSDDETDDGTPPLLGRLLFASGLAVLALRNLTNLDGRIDYAEYKGVPFPETLVPASSGLLLGGSLGIGLWKLPRLSAASVATFFLGVTPVMHDFWAVDADARDEELTSFLQNVTLLGAALVFLKRAAKE from the coding sequence ATGTCCGACGACGAGACAGACGACGGCACGCCGCCCCTGCTGGGCCGACTCCTCTTCGCAAGTGGGCTCGCGGTCCTCGCGCTCCGAAACCTGACGAACCTCGACGGTCGAATCGACTACGCGGAGTACAAGGGCGTCCCGTTCCCTGAGACACTCGTTCCGGCGTCGAGTGGGCTCCTCCTCGGCGGCAGTCTCGGTATCGGCCTCTGGAAACTCCCCCGCCTCTCCGCGGCCAGCGTGGCGACGTTCTTCCTCGGTGTCACGCCCGTCATGCACGACTTCTGGGCCGTTGACGCGGACGCCCGCGACGAGGAACTCACCTCCTTCCTCCAGAACGTGACGCTTCTGGGCGCGGCGCTCGTCTTCCTCAAGCGTGCCGCGAAAGAGTAA
- the epsC gene encoding serine O-acetyltransferase EpsC codes for MAYDYTGDAHRELVEAHRADESPFPTDVSREYPRRDFLRDEPLLLKQLLFPRCWNATELLDDPAETRRRLTELGTCIQKGVTAYSDRDAADLTGVVDGTLDRLPAIRTALKKDVEAAYKGDPAAKSYCEIIRSYPGFQAILTHRVAHVLYEADHFAYARELAEYAKGETGIDIHPGAQIGDYFFIDHGTGVVIGETATVGDWARIYQNVTLGALHFEEEEGDEHMLAKDYKRHPDIGDHVVIGAGSNVLGPVAIGDHVSIGANSWVTDDVPDNTSVFISDHPDQERKPNG; via the coding sequence ATGGCGTACGATTACACCGGCGACGCTCACCGAGAACTCGTCGAGGCTCATCGAGCGGACGAATCGCCCTTCCCGACGGATGTCTCACGGGAGTATCCACGCCGCGACTTTCTGCGTGACGAACCACTGCTTCTCAAACAGCTCCTGTTCCCCCGGTGCTGGAACGCGACGGAACTGCTAGACGACCCCGCCGAAACCCGTCGCCGCTTGACCGAACTCGGGACGTGCATACAAAAAGGCGTCACGGCCTACTCGGATCGCGACGCGGCCGACCTGACCGGGGTCGTCGACGGGACGCTCGACCGGTTGCCGGCGATTCGAACCGCGCTCAAAAAGGACGTCGAGGCCGCGTACAAGGGCGACCCCGCCGCGAAGAGCTACTGCGAGATCATTCGATCGTATCCCGGATTCCAGGCCATCCTGACCCACCGGGTCGCACACGTTCTCTACGAGGCGGACCACTTCGCGTACGCCCGCGAACTCGCCGAGTACGCAAAAGGCGAGACGGGGATCGACATCCACCCCGGCGCACAGATCGGCGATTACTTCTTCATCGACCACGGGACCGGGGTCGTCATCGGCGAGACGGCAACGGTCGGTGACTGGGCCCGGATCTACCAGAACGTGACGCTGGGCGCACTCCACTTCGAGGAAGAGGAGGGGGACGAACACATGCTGGCGAAAGATTACAAGCGCCATCCCGACATCGGCGATCACGTCGTCATCGGGGCCGGCAGCAACGTCCTCGGGCCGGTAGCGATCGGTGACCACGTGAGTATCGGTGCGAACTCCTGGGTGACCGACGACGTTCCGGACAACACGAGCGTCTTCATCTCCGACCACCCCGATCAGGAACGGAAACCGAACGGGTGA
- a CDS encoding type II toxin-antitoxin system PemK/MazF family toxin, protein MSEGVEIRRGDVVIVRLDPAEGHEMKKTRPAVVVQNDVGNQNSSTTIVAPATGTHRGYPFEVPVEADDSPFEKDSSIRLDQIRVVSVENRIHSVAGSLGGETMNEVDDALKLSLGLD, encoded by the coding sequence ATGAGCGAGGGAGTGGAAATTCGACGTGGTGACGTAGTCATCGTTCGTCTCGACCCTGCTGAGGGTCACGAGATGAAGAAGACACGACCAGCGGTGGTCGTCCAGAACGACGTTGGAAACCAAAATTCCAGTACGACCATCGTCGCGCCCGCAACTGGTACGCACCGTGGCTACCCCTTCGAGGTACCTGTCGAAGCAGACGACTCTCCGTTCGAGAAGGACTCCTCAATCCGTCTCGACCAAATTCGTGTCGTATCCGTCGAAAACCGGATTCACTCGGTCGCCGGAAGTCTCGGTGGGGAGACGATGAACGAGGTGGACGACGCATTGAAACTGAGCCTCGGACTCGATTAA